The stretch of DNA TCCTATGATGAAACCCAGCAGGAACTCATCTTCTTTGTAGGAGAAGCAGACTATCAGCAAGAATTGTCTAATCGTGGCTTTGAGACAGTCTTGCAAGAAAGAAAGTTTGGTATCTCAGCGACTATGATTCGAGAAAATCCAAGCAAATATTGGAAATATATTGCTCAACCCTTCCGACGTCAGTTTACAAAGAAAGTGTTGATTATGGGAAGTGCTAGCAATGGGAAGACCACTCTGGCTAAGGATTTGGCTAGGTATTACGATGCACCAGTTAGTTTGGAATACGCACGTGAGTACCAGATCAAAAACAATGTCCGCGACGATGAATTGACTCCAAAAGATTACTATTATCTCCTGTTGGGGCAGTATGACCAGACCTCTAAGTTAATTGATAGCAATGCCAATAGGGGACTGGTGATAGCAGACACCAACTCCTTAGTAACCAAGGGCTACTATGATTATTATATGGAGACTGAGGACCAAGGGGATTTATCAGGAGAGACTTTTGATAATCTCTTTGCCTCAATCTTGGCTAAGGAGAAATGGGACTTGATTCTCTTTGTGCAACCTGTCGGTTCCTATGTCAATGACGGATTTAGAGATATGACTATGGCAGAAGACCATATTCGTCATAGTTTTTCCCAGCATTTGGACCAGATGAGAGAGCGATATTTAACCACCATTCCACTAGTTTATCTAGCTGAAGATTACCTAGGCAATTATGAAGCAGCAAAAGTGGCTATTGATGCTATTTACCAAGCAGATTAGGAGAAAAATATGAAAAAACTAACTAAAAAAATCACACAATTTATCGAAAACTTTAAAAATGTCCATGCAGAAGCTCGTAAAATTGGTTTTGCAGGAATCATGCGCTTGCTATGGAAAGATCTCTTTGTCGGTCGCAGTCTTTTCCAGTGGTTGTATCTCATTGCCTTGTCAAGTGTTCCCTTGATCTTGGAATTCACGCAAAATACGGAAAGTCATGACTGGCTTAGCTTGTTTGCATCTTGGACTGGGATTGTCTGTGTTATCTTGGTGGCAGAAGGTCGTGCAAGCAACTATCTTTTTGGGGCTATTAACTCAGCTATCTATTTGGTTTTGGCCATGAATGCGACTTTTTATGGCGAAGTTTTGACGACAGTTTACTTCTTTGTCATGCAGCCGATTGGTCTCTATGCTTGGCTGTCCAACCGTATCAATGACCAAGGAAAAGTAGAAGAATCTCATTTTGAAGCTAAGAAATTATCTGTGCTTGACTGGCTCAAGTACTTGGCCTTGACTGCTATCATTTGGATTGGTATGGGCTTAGCTTACCAAAGTATCCATAGTGCTCGCCCTTTCCGCGATAGTGTTACCGATGCGACCAATGGTGTCGGTCAGCTCTTGATGACACGTCTCTACCGTGAGCAATGGATTTTCTGGATTGCAACTAATCTCTTTAGTATTTACCTCTGGTGGGGTGAAAACATCCACATCCAAGGGATGTACTGGGTTTACACACTCAATAGTCTAGTAGGTTGGTACCAATGGACCAAGGCAGTTCGTAAGGAGGCATAAAATGGCGGACACGATGATTCCAGAAGGGATGACAGAGAGAGAATATTTTGAAATCCATGCAAGTCAGGAAGAGTTTTTAGACTGGTACTACAAGCAGGAACTCCCTCAATACGAAAAACCAAGTGTGACGGTGGATATGGTAGCCTACTGCTTTGTCGAAGGAAAGATCAAACTCTTATTAATTCGTCGCAAGGCTCATCCATATCAAAATTGTTTAGCGCTAGTTGGAGGATTTATGGACAAGGGCGAAGATGCTGCGCATGCCTGTCAGCGTGAGGTGAGAGAAGAAGTCAATCTCGATCTTCCTTTGGAAAAAATTGAGCAATTGATGACCGTATCGATTCCCGGCCGTGACCCACGGGGCTGGACAGTGACCATTGCCCACTTGGTTTATTTGCCTAGTCGTGCATTAGACCTTGTTCAGGCAGGAGATGATGCCAAGGATATCGTTTTCGTAGATGTTGATTTTCAGACAGGCAAATGCTATCTAGAGGGAGTGGAGCTGGAGGAGCAAGCCTTCGCTTTTGATCATTATGCCATTATCCAAGAATCCATCAAACGAATCCAAGGCCGTCTCGACTGGAATCCGACCTTCCTTTATCTTCTGGAGGAGGAGTTCACTGTCTACGAAGGAACTGAACTGGTCAATCTTATCAACCCCGGTCGTCCAATCGTCAGCAATAACTTTCTCGTAAAATACGGAGAATATGTAGAAGAAGTTGGACTCAAACGAGTGCCTAAAAAGAAACCAAGAAAAACCTATCGATTGAAATAAAGAGGTCGGGAACTTTTCCCGACCTCTTTATTTGCCTTTATTAGTTTGATTTGCTGTTGCGACTGTTTTAGGGATGGCCATCTTTCTTAGAATTGCTCAACATGTGAGTAAAGAAGTCTTTGTATCGATACTTGAGATAGTTCTCATGTAAAAATAACAAGGCGATATAAACAATCAAAAAGATTGTAGTCAGATAAAACACATCAAATGCAGTTTGCGCATAGTAAGCGGCTGATTGATAAGAGCCAATTGCTCCCAAAATCAACCAAGGAAGATACTTATAATACTTATTTAGCATAAGAGTGCACCTCCTATATTCTATTTCAATGTTATTATATTCCTTTGCACTTAAAGGTGCAAGCGATTACACAAAAATAAATTCAAATTTTTAATAGGAAAATCTCCTGCTTTTCCGTTTTATTACGAATAGAAGAGTAGGAGGAGTAAATGTATCTAAAGTATTTAAGATTTTTAAAATAGTTTAGATAAATTGTTGACATATTTAAATCCCAGTGTTACAATTATATTACAAAAAGATTTCTTTATATTTCTAAAACATTACAAAGGAGTAGAAAAATGAAAAAGAAAACCTATATCAAATTTATGACAGCAACTGTATTGGCTTCAACCTTGCTATTAGGAGCTTGTGGAAATAAAAAGGAAACAACTCAAGCAAGCAGTTCTGCTAAGACAAGCCAATCCTCAAGTTCTAAAGCAGCTTCTGCTAGCAAAGAAAGCAAGACTCAGAAATCCTCAAGTTCAGCTTCATTTGAAAAGGCCAAGGCGTCTACTGATCAATCTTCAGCAACTGCAACGCCATCACAAGCGGCACCAGAACAAAGACAAGGTCAAGAAGTGGCTAATCAACAGGCGGCTAGTCAACAAACTCCTGCTCAGACTCCTTCAACTCAACAAGCTCCTCAAGCCCAGTCTAACCAATCAAGCTATGATCCTACAACTGACCGCAAACTTCAAGACAAGCAAGCAGAGCAAAATAAACGCTACAAGGGTGTTTTAACCATGGTAGATGGTGATTTCTCAGCTGCAGCGGGCAATTGGAAGGGAGCCAATGGCGAAACCATCACAGTTTCATCAGGTGGTCAATTTACAGTAGAATCTGCAGATGGAAAGAAAGAAAATTACTCTATCAAAGGCTATTCTTATACTCTTGATGATGGTAAGTATAATGCCAAAATTGGTGGAGGAAAAGTCATCCAAATTACAACAGGAGCGGATGGTAAGGTTTCCAGTGTTGCTTTGAGTCAATAATAAAATTTGGTGCTTTAACTTTTACTAGAAATCGTGCTGTAAAAGAGTGAGCCAACTGTTTTTCACTTAGTTTCTCCAAGAGAAAGTGGTATAATAAAAAAATCAAAGGAAAACGAGTGATAATACATGGCGGACAAATTAATCTTACCTCAAAACACACGACTGATGGGAGTATTTCTTGGATTTGTAGGTGGTTCTTTGGATGTGTTTTGCCATATTCAATACCATAGTTTGGTAGCGACACAGACAGGGAATATTCTCCTACTTATATCTGATTGGCATGACTCAAATGTTATTAATACGATGCTACGATTCTGCTCAATTATCTTCTTTTCTCTAGGATTTCTGTTTGCCCTACACATGAAAGAATACCGCAAAACGGCCTACTGGCGGGTTAAGATGTTGCTTCCTTTATTTATTGGGACACTTATTTTGCCTTTCTTTTCACGATTTCCTCTATTAGAAGTTCCTTTCATCGCTTTTGGAACAGGAATGATGATGCTAACATTTACAGGTAGCTTGATTGAAGATCATCCCTATGTCATTTTTATGACGTCTGGAAATTACCGAAAGATGTTGACCGCTTTGTATCGCATTGCTAGAAGAGAAGGAAATATCCAAGAATACCGTCGTCAAGCCTTAAATTATGGGATTGTTGTGGGAAGTTTCATAGTGGGGGCAATCAGCTTGGCTGTATTGATGCATTTTCTTCATGAATGGTCTGTTTGGATTATCAGTATCAACTTGTTTTTGATTATGTCCTACTATATAGCTAGAGTGAAGCAATTAGATTTACAAGATGAAAACATATAAAAAACGGCAAGATTCTTTTTGAGCTTTGCCGTTTTTGTGAGTTGTAGATGTGAGACTATGCTTTCTCCAATTGCAAGAGGGCTTCAATTTCTGCCAAAGTGCTAGCTTGTGAAATGGCTCCACGGAGTTTAGCTGCACCAGATGTTCCACGAAGGTAGTGAGGAGCGAGTCCACGGAATTCACGAACTGCGACGTTTTCTCCTTTGAGGTTAATCAAGCGTTTCAAGTGTTCGTAGGCGATTTTCATCTTATCTTCAAAGGTCAAATCAGGTAGGATTTTACCTACTAGAAGATTGTATCAGTTATATTTCGAAAGAAAAAAGAATAAATTTAACTATAAAACCTGTTTTATTGAATGAAAAAATGGTAGAATAAACATCAATATCAAGTGAAATGTGGAGTGTTGCAAACAATGAAGTCAAAAATGTTTCGATTTTATTTTGTTTTGTTATTTATTTTCTTTTTTTATTTTTCGTTTTCAATATTTAACCGAACGTACAGTGGAATCACCGTAGATAAACATGATAATGAGTGGATAGTTAGACAAGTCCATAATCTGGGAAGCTTTGCAAATCATCAAGAGATAATAGGGTCATCAATTATACAAATAGACGGTCAGAGTCCAGATAGTAATTTCTTATTATCTCGATTTTTAATTGTTGAACCGCTTCATTCTGTGACAGTGTTAGATAGAGGAATTTCAAAGAATTTAATAATAGAATCTGGGAAATCAAGCCAAATTATCTTTCTTGTTTTATCAATCATTGCTTTTCTGATTCTACTGTTATTTCGCTTATACATAAAAGGGAGAAGTAGAGGAAAAACTGGAAAACGATATTTTTATTTTATTATTTATACTAGTCTGATGTTATTATCGATTATTCCATCAAGTATAGGAGATGTATTTGGTCGTAGTCTATTAATTTCATACTTGACTTTATTTCCATTATTCATGGATATTTTCATTAGAGTGTTAGTCCTGAAGATAAAAGGTTCAACCATTTCTAACTTTTCTCGTATTATACTGGGCTATTCACTCATCACTCAACTTTTGTTTGTTTATAATCTTATACAGCCCATTGATTTTTTGACTATCTTTTTTTCTAGGGGGGTATTTTATTTAGTATTTTTCTTTTTAGTTATCCTGCTGTTAAAGATGCTTATAAGTTACTCTCAGATAAGAGAAATGTTGCCAATTCATACCTTATTTTTAGCAGTTCTTGCCTTATTTCCTCTATTTTTTGGATATATTTTTCCGATTGGTAAGGAAGTTTCGTTTATTTATAGTATTCCTCTATTGTTGCTTATTTTGTTCTCTATTGTAAATAACTTGATACTAGAGCGAATGATATATGTTGCTTGGAAGTGGAACCCGTTCATATATAACTTGATATTTGCCGTTTTTTTTACTAGTTTAATTATTCTTTTTAGTCTGTTATTAAGAGAATTTTCTCCAATTTTTTTCGTTCTTTACACTTTTCTTTTTTCGCTAGCTTTGTTACCTGAAATAAGAAAAATGATGTTGATTAGTCATAAAATGGAGGGAATCTTTAGTAGTTTTCATACTTTTGTAGCTACTGAATTGGAGAGGGAAGAAATTGCAACGTTTATACATGATACTACAATTCAGAAGGTTATTTATTATAAAAAGCAGTTAGAAATTAGTGAACAAATTAATAGGGTAGCTTTATTAGAGATGTTGGATGATATTGTCTTTGAATTAAGAGATTTATGTTCCAATATCTATCCCTTAATGGTGCATGAATTAGGGCTGAAAGAATCTATTACTAGCATATTAAACCAATTCATGAAGATGGAAACTGTTTCGATTATGACAACTTTTTCAATAGATGAAGAAAAAGTTAATGATAAAGTGGGCACGTTTATATTAAGGACAGTTAAAGAACTAGTAAATAATAGTATTCTTCATGGGAATGCTAGAGAAATTGCTGTAGATTTATCTACAAAAGAAAAGATTTTATCAATTGTAGTTATAGATGATGGTATTTTTAAGGGAAACTATCAGTCTAATGAATATCATTTTGGTTTAAATAGAATTGTAGAGAAGGTTCATTTATTGGGGGGAACTGTTCAGATAAATATAGAACCTACAAGTGTGAAGATACGAATACCTATAGAAGGGAAGAAAAATGATTCGTTTGGTTTTGATTGATGATCACAGTTTAGTATTACAAGGATTGGAGAACTATTTTTTAAAGGAAGATGACTTTAAAATTGTTGGTTCCTATACAGAAGTAGCAGATTTATTTCTTTGTCTCAAGCATGAAAAGGTAGATGTGCTAGTTATGGATTTTATGCTGAAAGGAGTAACGGCATTTGATGTTATTAGTCAAATAAATAGATTTCTGAATACAGTTCCCAAGATAGTTCTTTTATCAGGATTTTATGACACTTTGTTACATAAGAGAGCGATGGACTTTGGGATTCAAGCTTTTTTACCCAAAGAAAGTTCTTATTTGGATGTTAAAAGTGCAATTTATGCTGTTTATAAGGGCAATCATGTTATCCCAGATGGTTTGTTAGAAAAGCAAGAAAATAATCTATTGACAGATACGGAGTTAAGTGTATTGGAACTTATTGTAAAAGAATATTCTAATGAAAAGATAGCAAATAGTTTATTTGTCAGCAGGAGAACAGTAGATACCCATGTTTCAAATATTTGTTCAAAGTTGGGAGTGACGAGTAGAGTTGGAGCTGTACGTGAGGCTATTCGATTAAATCTAGTGTCTTTATAATTTTATCCTAAAAAGGCAAGAAGGTTTTCGTAAATTACGGATTCTTTCTTGTCTTTTTTTGTTTAATATAGAGTAAGTTTAACAGATTGGAGAAGGATATGCTAACAGTAGATTATTTACTTGGAGACAATAAAAATCGCTATTTTGGTAGAGGACATAAGAGAACGATTTATGAAGTTAAGTTGAAAAATATTTTAGAAGGGGTTGGGTCTCTTCATCAAGAAGGTTTGTGGTCTAGTAAACAATCTGAAATTATACAGCAGCACCTGAGTACATTAGATGGAATAGTATTAGCACATTTATTTGGAAGTGAAATACTGAAAAGAATGGGAGTGAGCTTAAATCAGTATAGGTTAAGCCATTTTGAGATAAAGTCAGGGATAAAAGCTATAGAAGAATTGGTAAATTTAAAATTAGAATTACAAAATTTCAAAATGACGAACCAAGTAATTGAATTTGATTGCTTGGTAATGGATATGAAAGTTTGTTTAGGATATCAATTATTAGAATGTATGGAAAATGTAGCTGCTATAGGAGAACAAGGTAGAGATTTTTTATCAACTCATTTGAGAGATAGACAACATGATATATACGATGTTGAGTTTTCAGATAGTAGTATATCTTGTAAAGCAGAGCAAGTATTGATCAAAGATATTGAATATAGTGGTGTAGGTAGTCTAGAAAAGAATTATTATAGTTTGTTAGAACTTCTGATTATTTTTTCTCAAATGGCAGAGATGTTGGCCTACCATATAGAAGAGATATCTCGAGAAGAGAGCAATACCATGTGGATGAAGCAAGTGAGTGCAGACTTGAATTCACCAATTTTGAACGGAGTAGTAGAGCTTAGTGGTAGTGTTTCAAAAAATAGATTATTAAAAATTAGAGAAGAGTATTGGAAAGTCTACGAAATGTCCGGATATGATATAGATCATAAGGTAGTCTTTAAAAGTAAAATAGCTCAAAAATTACCTGATGGAGGGGGACAGTGATGGGAAATAGAGAATTAAGGTTAGTCATATCAGGAACTTATTCTACAGGTAAGACAACAACTGCTACAGCTCTTTCGATTGCAACGGGACTTCCCTTAATTGACGCTTTATCTGCGAGGGAAATTTTGACAGATTTATATCCTGGCAGAAGATTTCAGGATATGTCATCAACCGAATTAATGGCACTAGGGCTAAAGCGTTTTGAAGAGAGAATTCGTACGGAAGGAATTTTATACAAGGAACATGGAAGTTTTCTATCAGATGGTTCAGTATTGAATGAATGGATTTACGGGACTGTTCGAATGAGGGTAGGAATTAACCCAGGATCAGCATTCATTCATCGATTGATGAAATCTATTTTAGGTATTCCAGGTCGACGATTTTTCAAAAAATATTTGACTGCCTATGGGGTTGTCTCTAAGAATCATGCGAAATTGTGGTATACAGATGTTGTTCATTTACCAGTAGAGTTTGCAATGGATCCAGATGGGCATAGACCAGTATCTGAAGAGTATCGAAATTTATCAGATGAGGAATTATATGAAGCTTATAGGAATTTAGGTATAACACCTTATTGTGTAAAAGGTAGTCAGAAAGAACGGTTAAATCAGATCATTCAACATTATAGGTTGCCAATAGTTGTTCCAGTAGATGAGGCTATTTCCTTAGCTGAAAAGGTTATACGAGAAAACAGGGAAGCGGTATCTAAACGTATCATAGAGCAGTATGAAGAGCCTACATTAAAGGAAAAAATAAAATTTATGACAAGATATTAGGAGTATGTATGATTCAGTTTCAAAATGTTAGTAAGATTTATAAGGTGGGGGAGCAAGAAGTTCGTGCTTTAGATCAAGTTAGTTTTTCCATTGAGAAAGGGAAATTTACAGTTATTTTAGGTCCATCAGGTTCAGGGAAAAGTACGTTACTAAATTTACTTGGTGGGATGGATCGTGCGACATCGGGAACCTTTATATTTGATGAGGAACTAGTAACAAAATTTACAGACAAGGAATTATCTGCTTATCGAAAAGATAAAATTGGTTTTGTTTTTCAATTTTATAACTTAGTTCCAAGTTTAACAGCCAAGGAGAATATAGGTATTGCAGCAAATTTAGTGAAAAACAATAAAGAAATTGATATGTATTTAGATCAAGTTGGTTTACTTCATAGAAAAAATAATTTTCCTAATCAACTTTCTGGAGGTGAAATGCAACGTGTATCAATTGCAAGGGCATTGGCTAAAGAGCCTAGTCTATTATTGTGTGATGAACCTACAGGAGCGTTAGATTCAAAGACAGGCGATAGTATTTTAACTTTATTGAAGGAAGTTTCTAGAAATGGGAATGCTGCAGTTGTAATGGTTACACACAATAGAGAGTTTGCTAAATTTGCAGATCGAGTTATATATTTGAAAGATGGAAGTATTGAAAAAATAGAGAATAATGAAGAGGTGTTGGGATGAGGTATCTTCATATAAAATTATTAAGAGATCTCCGGCAAAATTGGCAACAATTTTTCTCTGTTTTTCTGATGTCTCTATTAAGTGTATTAATCTTTGTAGGTCTACAAGGAGCTTGGCATGGACTTGAAAAGAGTCTAGAGAGTTATTTGAAACAATCTGAACTTCCTGTTGTTTGGGTTCAAGCGAGACAGATTGCTGAATCAAAAATCAAGCAGGTTGAACAATTATCTTCTGTTGAAAAAGTTGTCAGTAAAAAGAAAGGCTTTGCTAATATTGTTCGTTTAGACAAGACTGACGGACGAATCAATCTTGAAACGATTACAGATAATCAACTGGTTACAGTAACAGAAGGAAGTCCTTTTTCTGAGGGAAAACAAGATTCGATTTGGATTGATGGGAATTATGCGAAGAAGAATCATTTACAGATTGGAGATTCAATTTCTATTTCATCAAGGGGGAAACAGATAGATTTAGAAATTGTAGGATTTGTTCAGGCAACAGATAAGATTTATTTTACAGGTAGTATGGAATATATAGCTCCAAATCCTGACAATGATGCCTATGGTTATATTGCAGATAATGAAATTGCAAAAGGAATTCTGGGTTTATCGTCAGATAATGCCTTAGAAATTTATGGCTCTAAGATAGATTTGCGAGGAGATTTAGAGTCTATTTTTGGGGGCGATTTAGTTTCTTATCAAGATCAAAAAAGTTTAACTGAAATATCAGAAGCTACCGATCGAGTTGGGCAAATTAGAAACTTATCTTACTTATTTTCTTTTATCTTTATTTTGTTAGCTATTTTGGCTATGTTTACAACTATTCAGCGTTTGATTGATGGCCAAACAAAAGAGATTGCTGTATTAAAGGCTTTAGGTTTTTCAAATCAGGCTATCAGTTTACATTATATTTTATTTGGCTTAGTAGTGAGTTTATTAGGAAGTTTCACAGGATTTACTATATCTCCCTTGATGTCATGGTTTGTACTAGAAACTCAAAAGTCAATGTTTACACTTCCAAATTGGCAAATCTCTTATTCATCTTCATCAATAGTCGTTGGTATTGTAGTCATTATTATTTGTATTTTAGCTGCCTATTTAGCTTCTAGAGAGTCAGCTAGAGGCTTACCAGCAATATTTTTAAGAGGTAAAGAAAAAGTTGCTAAATCTGTCTTTGTGGAAAGATTTTCCTCTATCTGGCAACGGATTTCTTATCCTTCAAGATGGGCAATTCGGGATGCCTCGTTTAATCGTATTCGAGTTTTGATGGGAATCGTGGGAGTTGCAGGAAGTATGATGTTACTGATTGCTGGAATTGGTATGCCTGTGTCCATGAATCATCTTGTTGATAAGGCATATAATGAAGATTTTTCTTATTCAAAACGACTGACCGTAGCGGATTATACCACTTCTAAGTCCAGATATGGTGGGCAAGGTGTACAAATTTCACAAGCACATTTTAATCCAGATGATGGTTACAATCGTTTATTGATTATATTTGATGATGGAGATATGATTCAAGCAAAAACAGAGAGTGCTGATTCTTTGAAAGATGATGGTTTGTATGTAACTAGATCATTTGCCCGTTTAGCAGGTATTAAAGTCGGAGATTTTTTAAATGTGACTCCCTATCAAGATGGTCATACTTACAAGTTTGAAGTAAAAGGGATTGTCACAAGTGAAACCAATCAAGGGGCTTATCTTCATGCTAGAGTCTTTGAAAAAGCAGGGGGAGATTTTACTCCACATACTTTATTAGTTGGGCCGGAGGTGGACGAAGATACTATTAAGCAAGACAAAGGTGTTCTATCTGTCATTGAAAAAGGGAGCCAAGAAAAAAATGCCTATGATTTTGTATCTAGTTTGATGAGTGTATTTCTAATGATTATTGGCTTTGCTTTATTACTTGTTATTATTGTTCTATATAATCTAGGTTCTTTAAACTTTGTAGAGAGAATGAGAGACTATGCTACATTACAAGTATTAGGATTTTCTAATCAATATCTACAGATGGTAACTCTTTTTGAGACTATACTAACTACCTTTATTGGGTGGATAATAGGAATTCCTTTAGGCATATGGTTTTTGAAAGAATATGTAGCAACATTTTCGACGATTCGAATTGAGTATACCGCTTATGTCAGTATGTATGTCCTTGCTTCTGCTACGTTATTGGTTTGGTTTACATCTTTAGGGACTGCTTATTTTATTAGTCTTCGTATGAGAAAGATTGACATGATTAGTGCTCTAAAGGGGGTAGACTAGTATGGTCAGTTATGAGTGAATCTATAGACATTTATGAATAATTGTTAATCATCAGTTCTAATACTCAATGAAAATCAAAGAGCAAACTAGGAAGCTAGCCGCAGGCTGCTCAAAGCACTGCTTTGAGGTTGTAGATAGAACTGACGAAGTCAGCTCAAAACACTGTTTTGAGGTTGTGGATAGAACTGACGAAGTCAGTAACCATACCTACGGTAAGGCGATGCTGACGTGGTTTGAAGAGATTTTCGAAGAGTATAAGGTCCAAATTTATCTATTTGTGTTTCGGTTCACTGCATTACTGCATTCAAAATCCGTCAGCTCAATAAGAGTTGACGGATTATTTTATACTTGTACTTGGGTTAAAAATTCTTCTGTAGTAAGAATTTGAGCAAACTCATCTTGTAGAGAAAGGAGATTAATCTCATGGATAGTCTCAGGAGAGATGGTCTGACCGTTTTTGTTAGATAGGGTAAAACTGGCAGTGGCATCTGCTAGTAAAGTGACTTCAAAACCAAGATT from Streptococcus mitis encodes:
- a CDS encoding AAA family ATPase; its protein translation is MVFGTFAPLHQGHIDLIQRAKRQCDQVWVVVSGYEGDRGEQVGLTLQKRFRYIREAFRDDELTSVCKLDETNLPRYPIGWQEWLDQMLAEISYDETQQELIFFVGEADYQQELSNRGFETVLQERKFGISATMIRENPSKYWKYIAQPFRRQFTKKVLIMGSASNGKTTLAKDLARYYDAPVSLEYAREYQIKNNVRDDELTPKDYYYLLLGQYDQTSKLIDSNANRGLVIADTNSLVTKGYYDYYMETEDQGDLSGETFDNLFASILAKEKWDLILFVQPVGSYVNDGFRDMTMAEDHIRHSFSQHLDQMRERYLTTIPLVYLAEDYLGNYEAAKVAIDAIYQAD
- the pnuC gene encoding nicotinamide riboside transporter PnuC — translated: MKKLTKKITQFIENFKNVHAEARKIGFAGIMRLLWKDLFVGRSLFQWLYLIALSSVPLILEFTQNTESHDWLSLFASWTGIVCVILVAEGRASNYLFGAINSAIYLVLAMNATFYGEVLTTVYFFVMQPIGLYAWLSNRINDQGKVEESHFEAKKLSVLDWLKYLALTAIIWIGMGLAYQSIHSARPFRDSVTDATNGVGQLLMTRLYREQWIFWIATNLFSIYLWWGENIHIQGMYWVYTLNSLVGWYQWTKAVRKEA
- a CDS encoding NUDIX domain-containing protein, whose protein sequence is MADTMIPEGMTEREYFEIHASQEEFLDWYYKQELPQYEKPSVTVDMVAYCFVEGKIKLLLIRRKAHPYQNCLALVGGFMDKGEDAAHACQREVREEVNLDLPLEKIEQLMTVSIPGRDPRGWTVTIAHLVYLPSRALDLVQAGDDAKDIVFVDVDFQTGKCYLEGVELEEQAFAFDHYAIIQESIKRIQGRLDWNPTFLYLLEEEFTVYEGTELVNLINPGRPIVSNNFLVKYGEYVEEVGLKRVPKKKPRKTYRLK
- a CDS encoding YoaK family protein, yielding MADKLILPQNTRLMGVFLGFVGGSLDVFCHIQYHSLVATQTGNILLLISDWHDSNVINTMLRFCSIIFFSLGFLFALHMKEYRKTAYWRVKMLLPLFIGTLILPFFSRFPLLEVPFIAFGTGMMMLTFTGSLIEDHPYVIFMTSGNYRKMLTALYRIARREGNIQEYRRQALNYGIVVGSFIVGAISLAVLMHFLHEWSVWIISINLFLIMSYYIARVKQLDLQDENI
- a CDS encoding ATP-binding protein, whose protein sequence is MKSKMFRFYFVLLFIFFFYFSFSIFNRTYSGITVDKHDNEWIVRQVHNLGSFANHQEIIGSSIIQIDGQSPDSNFLLSRFLIVEPLHSVTVLDRGISKNLIIESGKSSQIIFLVLSIIAFLILLLFRLYIKGRSRGKTGKRYFYFIIYTSLMLLSIIPSSIGDVFGRSLLISYLTLFPLFMDIFIRVLVLKIKGSTISNFSRIILGYSLITQLLFVYNLIQPIDFLTIFFSRGVFYLVFFFLVILLLKMLISYSQIREMLPIHTLFLAVLALFPLFFGYIFPIGKEVSFIYSIPLLLLILFSIVNNLILERMIYVAWKWNPFIYNLIFAVFFTSLIILFSLLLREFSPIFFVLYTFLFSLALLPEIRKMMLISHKMEGIFSSFHTFVATELEREEIATFIHDTTIQKVIYYKKQLEISEQINRVALLEMLDDIVFELRDLCSNIYPLMVHELGLKESITSILNQFMKMETVSIMTTFSIDEEKVNDKVGTFILRTVKELVNNSILHGNAREIAVDLSTKEKILSIVVIDDGIFKGNYQSNEYHFGLNRIVEKVHLLGGTVQINIEPTSVKIRIPIEGKKNDSFGFD
- a CDS encoding response regulator transcription factor, giving the protein MIRLVLIDDHSLVLQGLENYFLKEDDFKIVGSYTEVADLFLCLKHEKVDVLVMDFMLKGVTAFDVISQINRFLNTVPKIVLLSGFYDTLLHKRAMDFGIQAFLPKESSYLDVKSAIYAVYKGNHVIPDGLLEKQENNLLTDTELSVLELIVKEYSNEKIANSLFVSRRTVDTHVSNICSKLGVTSRVGAVREAIRLNLVSL
- a CDS encoding AvrD family protein codes for the protein MLTVDYLLGDNKNRYFGRGHKRTIYEVKLKNILEGVGSLHQEGLWSSKQSEIIQQHLSTLDGIVLAHLFGSEILKRMGVSLNQYRLSHFEIKSGIKAIEELVNLKLELQNFKMTNQVIEFDCLVMDMKVCLGYQLLECMENVAAIGEQGRDFLSTHLRDRQHDIYDVEFSDSSISCKAEQVLIKDIEYSGVGSLEKNYYSLLELLIIFSQMAEMLAYHIEEISREESNTMWMKQVSADLNSPILNGVVELSGSVSKNRLLKIREEYWKVYEMSGYDIDHKVVFKSKIAQKLPDGGGQ
- a CDS encoding AAA family ATPase — protein: MGNRELRLVISGTYSTGKTTTATALSIATGLPLIDALSAREILTDLYPGRRFQDMSSTELMALGLKRFEERIRTEGILYKEHGSFLSDGSVLNEWIYGTVRMRVGINPGSAFIHRLMKSILGIPGRRFFKKYLTAYGVVSKNHAKLWYTDVVHLPVEFAMDPDGHRPVSEEYRNLSDEELYEAYRNLGITPYCVKGSQKERLNQIIQHYRLPIVVPVDEAISLAEKVIRENREAVSKRIIEQYEEPTLKEKIKFMTRY
- a CDS encoding ABC transporter ATP-binding protein → MIQFQNVSKIYKVGEQEVRALDQVSFSIEKGKFTVILGPSGSGKSTLLNLLGGMDRATSGTFIFDEELVTKFTDKELSAYRKDKIGFVFQFYNLVPSLTAKENIGIAANLVKNNKEIDMYLDQVGLLHRKNNFPNQLSGGEMQRVSIARALAKEPSLLLCDEPTGALDSKTGDSILTLLKEVSRNGNAAVVMVTHNREFAKFADRVIYLKDGSIEKIENNEEVLG